A DNA window from Drosophila sechellia strain sech25 chromosome X, ASM438219v1, whole genome shotgun sequence contains the following coding sequences:
- the LOC6617906 gene encoding myotubularin-related protein 3 isoform X4, which translates to MSDGSPPPSICFIRAAESYPKSQMEKEDSQLFVPFQELAGESIKYLGRTDDGILALSNYRIFLSKQSTGYETYVPLGLIESVQVRDLFQLIVNCKDASTVRCSFPSAEQCSDWQRRIHLMIGVPESLETLFAFPFYSWTCDVLGSGNGSGIVSAQANGNGLIAKDRCLTLHNGSAKPTANVTASNPLPDPASETTSAAMSNRLQRSVRYESDFKNEVARLGFDLKGSWRISTANADFKLCPSYPPKLLVPCCITDEMLHNVANFRGSRRLPAVVWRHQKSGAILARCSQPEVGWLGWRNTRDEQLLKALADACAFDRGEHARHSTCANAKAQPTKGSKETNGQSGLSGKSSPSLDDSSHEELTLDEIKKILIVDARSYTSAVTNRARGGGCECIEYYPCAEIEFMNLGNIHAIRKSFHAVRQLCASSPDDPNWYGQLEKTMWMQHLSGLLGATMTVVHTIEKNGRPVLVHCSDGWDRTPQIVATAQLCLDPYYRTVEGFRVLVEREWLNFGHKFADRSGNGPNSDEVNERCPVFLQWLDLVHQIHRQYPCSFEFSISYLIKLAQHSLSCLFGTFLCNSLRERIENSVFDRTFSVWPFLAETMYRNPLYKHETEKVLWPAHSVRFLYFWSDVYLGSLGNKNGTDLPLLSNERQSGHNGLMAKTRSSEDLTTNELGQSTISRRSSDPNLTVESIVTDCFNANSNSMFDIRSEANNSVSENVPESVKDSKEVELDVTDATEVGPCGRSNNPIPDFHNDQSTASNRDILEVESQTQRRSSLVSSSQLIPGPVFIFGSSENDKNAVPSESEESLATSQKLNPESGRPYFIFGSSENDQSPVPSKSEDTSDICRALWHGAIETSTDTLISAEPVQKPNSDNSSRDHITPPTMELVSGDRKLESTTTVQASKISQSYNNLPKVHIRPNAVICSQRVDAFPHHLDLQVPRETTGNPDRCKPEKLAKDANANANANGSLLTSDGCNGEESLFISPDLQRFVGQSPFDAPSAGGRIRRNTFGSSYSRDMKFTAENGSAHQFPSSGIISLPPTPFQERAQFTISCPDGLAHGLSEQNIRLHQIVQEHKLREEMLLREIHGMRLALLEKGCPSCNSIVSTNMEHILWRNFLC; encoded by the exons ATGTCCGATGGATCACCGCCTCCATCGATTTGCTTTATCCGTGCCGCCGAATCGTATCCAAAGTCACAAATGGAGAAGGAAGACTCCCAGCTGTTCGTTCCGTTTCAAGAGT TGGCCGGCGAATCGATTAAGTACCTGGGGCGCACGGATGATGGTATCCTCGCCCTGTCCAATTATCGGATATTCCTCTCCAAGCAGTCAACCGGCTACGAGACCTACGTTCCACTGGGCTTAATCGAATCCGTTCAGGTGCGAGATTTGTTCCAGCTGATTGTCAATTGTAAGGATGCCAGCACTGTGCGCTGCTCCTTTCCGTCGGCGGAACAGTGCTCCGACTGGCAGCGGCGGATCCATCTGATGATCGGGGTTCCCGAGTCACTGGAGACACTCTTCGCCTTTCCCTTCTACTCCTGGACCTGCGATGTGCTCGGAAGTGGCAATGGAAGCGGTATCGTTAGCGCCCAGGCCAACGGAAACGGCCTGATTGCCAAGGATCGTTGCCTAACGCTACACAATGGCTCGGCGAAGCCCACAGCCAACGTCACAGCGTCGAATCCTCTGCCCGATCCTGCCAGCGAGACCACCTCAGCCGCCATGAGCAATCGCCTGCAACGATCCGTGCGCTATGAAAGCGACTTTAAGAACGAGGTGGCCCGCTTGGGATTCGATCTGAAGGGCTCGTGGCGCATCTCCACGGCCAATGCCGATTTCAAGCTCTGTCCCTCGTATCCACCCAAATTGCTTGTGCCCTGCTGTATCACCGACGAGATGCTCCACAACGTTGCCAACTTCCGGGGATCGCGAAGGCTGCCGGCTGTCGTCTGGCGGCACCAAAAGTCGGGCGCCATCTTGGCCCGATGCAGCCAGCCGGAGGTCGGTTGGCTCGGCTGGCGCAACACAAGGGACGAGCAGCTACTCAAGGCACTCGCCGATGCCTGTGCCTTTGACAGGGGCGAGCACGCCAGGCATTCCACCTGCGCCAATGCAAAGGCGCAACCAACAAAGGGCTCCAAAGAGACCAACGGCCAGTCGGGCTTATCCGGCAAGAGTTCACCATCTCTGGACGATTCCTCGCATGAGGAACTCACGCTGGATGAAATCAAG AAAATCCTCATTGTGGATGCTCGCAGCTACACCTCCGCAGTTACAAACCGTGCCAGAGGCGGCGGCTGTGAGTGCATCGAGTACTATCCCTGTGCCGAGATTGAGTTTATGAACTTGGGCAACATCCACGCCATTCGAAAGAGTTTCCATGCTGTCCGCCAGCTTTGCGCGTCATCGCCCGACGATCCAAA CTGGTACGGACAACTGGAGAAGACCATGTGGATGCAGCATCTGTCCGGCCTGCTGGGAGCCACCATGACCGTTGTGCACACCATCGAGAAGAATGGACGGCCCGTCCTTGTGCATTGCTCTGACGGCTGGGATCGCACTCCACAGATCGTGGCCACGGCGCAATTATGTTTGGATCCCTACTACAGAACGGTTGAG GGGTTCCGCGTTCTTGTCGAGCGTGAATGGCTAAACTTTGGACACAAATTCGCCGATCGCTCTGGAAATGGTCCCAATTCCGATGAAGTTAACGAGAGATGTCCAGTTTTTCTGCAGTGGCTTGATCTTGTGCATCAAATACACAGGCAGTATCCATGCAGTTTTGAGTTCAGTATAAGCTATTTG aTCAAACTGGCGCAACATTCGTTGTCCTGTCTCTTCGGCACGTTCCTATGTAATTCGCTCAGAGAACGCATCGAGAATTCAGTTTTCGACCGAACGTTTTCCGTGTGGCCATTTTTAGCGGAAACTATGTATAGAAATCCTCTCTATAAGCATGAGACTGAAAAG GTTCTTTGGCCGGCGCACAGTGTGcggtttttatatttttggtctGATGTATACCTTGGTAGTTTAGGCAACAAAAATGGAACTGATCTTCCATTACTAAGTAATGAAAGACAGAGCGGACACAATG GCCTGATGGCGAAGACACGATCTTCTGAAGACTTAACAACGAATGAGTTGGGACAGAGCACCATTTCCAGGAGGTCCAGTGATCCCAACCTAACCGTTGAATCCAT TGTTACAGATTGTTTCAATGCCAATAGCAACTCGATGTTTGACATACGATCTGAGGCCAACAACAGTGTTAGCGAAAATGTCCCAGAAAGTGTTAAAGACTCCAAAGAAGTAGAGCTGGACGTGACGGATGCAACTGAAGTAGGTCCATGTGGCCGTTCAAATAATCCCATTCCAGATTTCCATAACGACCAAAGTACAGCTTCTAACCGTGATATATTGGAAGTGGAATCACAAACGCAAAGGCGGAGTTCCTTGGTGTCGTCCTCACAGCTGATCCCTGGGCCTGTCTTCATTTTTGGCTCATCCGAAAACG ATAAAAATGCAGTTCCTTCGGAATCTGAAGAATCCTTGGCGACCTCACAGAAACTAAACCCCGAATCTGGGCGACCTTACTTCATTTTTGGTTCATCCGAAAACG ATCAAAGTCCAGTTCCTTCAAAATCTGAAGACACAAGTGATATTTGTCGCGCCCTATGGCATGGCGCAATTGAAACCAGCACTGATACCCTTATTTCTGCGGAGCCCGTACAAAAACCGAACAGCGACAATAGCAGTAGAGATCACATAACACCGCCCACAATGGAACTGGTCAGTGGCGATAGAAAGCTGGAGTCGACTACCACTGTCCAAGCCAGTAAAATCAGTCAGAGCTACAATAATTTGCCCAAGGTACACATAAGACCGAATGCCGTGATATGCTCGCAGCGGGTAGACGCTTTTCCGCATCACCTGGACCTACAAGTGCCAAGGGAGACGACGGGAAATCCGGACCGTTGCAAGCCGGAAAAGTTAGCCAAagatgcgaatgcgaatgccaATGCCAACGGATCCCTGCTGACATCCGATGGCTGCAACGGCGAGGAAAGTCTCTTTATATCACCCGACCTGCAGCGGTTCGTGGGTCAGTCGCCATTCGATGCTCCCTCGGCGGGCGGACGAATACGACGAAATACCTTCGGATCGAGCTACAGTCGCGACATGAAGTTCACAGCAGAAAATGGCAG CGCACACCAATTCCCGTCGTCGGGGATCATTTCGTTGCCCCCAACACCGTTTCAGGAGAGGGCGCAGTTCACTATATCCTGTCCAGATGGCCTGGCTCACGGACTCAGCGAACAAAACATAAGACTCCACCAAATCGTACAAGAACACAAG CTACGTGAGGAAATGCTACTGCGAGAAATACACGGTATGCGACTGGCGCTGTTGGAAAAAGGTTGCCCCAGCTGCAACAGCATCGTTTCGACCAATATGGAACAT
- the LOC6617906 gene encoding myotubularin-related protein 4 isoform X2, giving the protein MSDGSPPPSICFIRAAESYPKSQMEKEDSQLFVPFQELAGESIKYLGRTDDGILALSNYRIFLSKQSTGYETYVPLGLIESVQVRDLFQLIVNCKDASTVRCSFPSAEQCSDWQRRIHLMIGVPESLETLFAFPFYSWTCDVLGSGNGSGIVSAQANGNGLIAKDRCLTLHNGSAKPTANVTASNPLPDPASETTSAAMSNRLQRSVRYESDFKNEVARLGFDLKGSWRISTANADFKLCPSYPPKLLVPCCITDEMLHNVANFRGSRRLPAVVWRHQKSGAILARCSQPEVGWLGWRNTRDEQLLKALADACAFDRGEHARHSTCANAKAQPTKGSKETNGQSGLSGKSSPSLDDSSHEELTLDEIKKILIVDARSYTSAVTNRARGGGCECIEYYPCAEIEFMNLGNIHAIRKSFHAVRQLCASSPDDPNWYGQLEKTMWMQHLSGLLGATMTVVHTIEKNGRPVLVHCSDGWDRTPQIVATAQLCLDPYYRTVEGFRVLVEREWLNFGHKFADRSGNGPNSDEVNERCPVFLQWLDLVHQIHRQYPCSFEFSISYLIKLAQHSLSCLFGTFLCNSLRERIENSVFDRTFSVWPFLAETMYRNPLYKHETEKVLWPAHSVRFLYFWSDVYLGSLGNKNGTDLPLLSNERQSGHNGLMAKTRSSEDLTTNELGQSTISRRSSDPNLTVESIVTDCFNANSNSMFDIRSEANNSVSENVPESVKDSKEVELDVTDATEVGPCGRSNNPIPDFHNDQSTASNRDILEVESQTQRRSSLVSSSQLIPGPVFIFGSSENDKNAVPSESEESLATSQKLNPESGRPYFIFGSSENDQSPVPSKSEDTSDICRALWHGAIETSTDTLISAEPVQKPNSDNSSRDHITPPTMELVSGDRKLESTTTVQASKISQSYNNLPKVHIRPNAVICSQRVDAFPHHLDLQVPRETTGNPDRCKPEKLAKDANANANANGSLLTSDGCNGEESLFISPDLQRFVGQSPFDAPSAGGRIRRNTFGSSYSRDMKFTAENGSAHQFPSSGIISLPPTPFQERAQFTISCPDGLAHGLSEQNIRLHQIVQEHKLREEMLLREIHGMRLALLEKGCPSCNSIVSTNMEHENGSDIVENASTCSWEAVEERSGPASYAPSSIQEKKASSVLWVPDHAVSRCSSCQTEFWLGRRKHHCRSCGEIFCADCSEFWAPLPNEKLFNPVRLCGSCYTSVTTNVQEYAAVPAESQAKDDETSSANS; this is encoded by the exons ATGTCCGATGGATCACCGCCTCCATCGATTTGCTTTATCCGTGCCGCCGAATCGTATCCAAAGTCACAAATGGAGAAGGAAGACTCCCAGCTGTTCGTTCCGTTTCAAGAGT TGGCCGGCGAATCGATTAAGTACCTGGGGCGCACGGATGATGGTATCCTCGCCCTGTCCAATTATCGGATATTCCTCTCCAAGCAGTCAACCGGCTACGAGACCTACGTTCCACTGGGCTTAATCGAATCCGTTCAGGTGCGAGATTTGTTCCAGCTGATTGTCAATTGTAAGGATGCCAGCACTGTGCGCTGCTCCTTTCCGTCGGCGGAACAGTGCTCCGACTGGCAGCGGCGGATCCATCTGATGATCGGGGTTCCCGAGTCACTGGAGACACTCTTCGCCTTTCCCTTCTACTCCTGGACCTGCGATGTGCTCGGAAGTGGCAATGGAAGCGGTATCGTTAGCGCCCAGGCCAACGGAAACGGCCTGATTGCCAAGGATCGTTGCCTAACGCTACACAATGGCTCGGCGAAGCCCACAGCCAACGTCACAGCGTCGAATCCTCTGCCCGATCCTGCCAGCGAGACCACCTCAGCCGCCATGAGCAATCGCCTGCAACGATCCGTGCGCTATGAAAGCGACTTTAAGAACGAGGTGGCCCGCTTGGGATTCGATCTGAAGGGCTCGTGGCGCATCTCCACGGCCAATGCCGATTTCAAGCTCTGTCCCTCGTATCCACCCAAATTGCTTGTGCCCTGCTGTATCACCGACGAGATGCTCCACAACGTTGCCAACTTCCGGGGATCGCGAAGGCTGCCGGCTGTCGTCTGGCGGCACCAAAAGTCGGGCGCCATCTTGGCCCGATGCAGCCAGCCGGAGGTCGGTTGGCTCGGCTGGCGCAACACAAGGGACGAGCAGCTACTCAAGGCACTCGCCGATGCCTGTGCCTTTGACAGGGGCGAGCACGCCAGGCATTCCACCTGCGCCAATGCAAAGGCGCAACCAACAAAGGGCTCCAAAGAGACCAACGGCCAGTCGGGCTTATCCGGCAAGAGTTCACCATCTCTGGACGATTCCTCGCATGAGGAACTCACGCTGGATGAAATCAAG AAAATCCTCATTGTGGATGCTCGCAGCTACACCTCCGCAGTTACAAACCGTGCCAGAGGCGGCGGCTGTGAGTGCATCGAGTACTATCCCTGTGCCGAGATTGAGTTTATGAACTTGGGCAACATCCACGCCATTCGAAAGAGTTTCCATGCTGTCCGCCAGCTTTGCGCGTCATCGCCCGACGATCCAAA CTGGTACGGACAACTGGAGAAGACCATGTGGATGCAGCATCTGTCCGGCCTGCTGGGAGCCACCATGACCGTTGTGCACACCATCGAGAAGAATGGACGGCCCGTCCTTGTGCATTGCTCTGACGGCTGGGATCGCACTCCACAGATCGTGGCCACGGCGCAATTATGTTTGGATCCCTACTACAGAACGGTTGAG GGGTTCCGCGTTCTTGTCGAGCGTGAATGGCTAAACTTTGGACACAAATTCGCCGATCGCTCTGGAAATGGTCCCAATTCCGATGAAGTTAACGAGAGATGTCCAGTTTTTCTGCAGTGGCTTGATCTTGTGCATCAAATACACAGGCAGTATCCATGCAGTTTTGAGTTCAGTATAAGCTATTTG aTCAAACTGGCGCAACATTCGTTGTCCTGTCTCTTCGGCACGTTCCTATGTAATTCGCTCAGAGAACGCATCGAGAATTCAGTTTTCGACCGAACGTTTTCCGTGTGGCCATTTTTAGCGGAAACTATGTATAGAAATCCTCTCTATAAGCATGAGACTGAAAAG GTTCTTTGGCCGGCGCACAGTGTGcggtttttatatttttggtctGATGTATACCTTGGTAGTTTAGGCAACAAAAATGGAACTGATCTTCCATTACTAAGTAATGAAAGACAGAGCGGACACAATG GCCTGATGGCGAAGACACGATCTTCTGAAGACTTAACAACGAATGAGTTGGGACAGAGCACCATTTCCAGGAGGTCCAGTGATCCCAACCTAACCGTTGAATCCAT TGTTACAGATTGTTTCAATGCCAATAGCAACTCGATGTTTGACATACGATCTGAGGCCAACAACAGTGTTAGCGAAAATGTCCCAGAAAGTGTTAAAGACTCCAAAGAAGTAGAGCTGGACGTGACGGATGCAACTGAAGTAGGTCCATGTGGCCGTTCAAATAATCCCATTCCAGATTTCCATAACGACCAAAGTACAGCTTCTAACCGTGATATATTGGAAGTGGAATCACAAACGCAAAGGCGGAGTTCCTTGGTGTCGTCCTCACAGCTGATCCCTGGGCCTGTCTTCATTTTTGGCTCATCCGAAAACG ATAAAAATGCAGTTCCTTCGGAATCTGAAGAATCCTTGGCGACCTCACAGAAACTAAACCCCGAATCTGGGCGACCTTACTTCATTTTTGGTTCATCCGAAAACG ATCAAAGTCCAGTTCCTTCAAAATCTGAAGACACAAGTGATATTTGTCGCGCCCTATGGCATGGCGCAATTGAAACCAGCACTGATACCCTTATTTCTGCGGAGCCCGTACAAAAACCGAACAGCGACAATAGCAGTAGAGATCACATAACACCGCCCACAATGGAACTGGTCAGTGGCGATAGAAAGCTGGAGTCGACTACCACTGTCCAAGCCAGTAAAATCAGTCAGAGCTACAATAATTTGCCCAAGGTACACATAAGACCGAATGCCGTGATATGCTCGCAGCGGGTAGACGCTTTTCCGCATCACCTGGACCTACAAGTGCCAAGGGAGACGACGGGAAATCCGGACCGTTGCAAGCCGGAAAAGTTAGCCAAagatgcgaatgcgaatgccaATGCCAACGGATCCCTGCTGACATCCGATGGCTGCAACGGCGAGGAAAGTCTCTTTATATCACCCGACCTGCAGCGGTTCGTGGGTCAGTCGCCATTCGATGCTCCCTCGGCGGGCGGACGAATACGACGAAATACCTTCGGATCGAGCTACAGTCGCGACATGAAGTTCACAGCAGAAAATGGCAG CGCACACCAATTCCCGTCGTCGGGGATCATTTCGTTGCCCCCAACACCGTTTCAGGAGAGGGCGCAGTTCACTATATCCTGTCCAGATGGCCTGGCTCACGGACTCAGCGAACAAAACATAAGACTCCACCAAATCGTACAAGAACACAAG CTACGTGAGGAAATGCTACTGCGAGAAATACACGGTATGCGACTGGCGCTGTTGGAAAAAGGTTGCCCCAGCTGCAACAGCATCGTTTCGACCAATATGGAACAT GAAAATGGATCGGATATCGTTGAAAATGCTTCAACATGTTCCTGGGAGGCCGTCGAAGAACGTAGCGGTCCCGCCTCGTATGCCCCTTCCTCGATCCAAGAGAAAAAAGCGTCCAGTGTCCTCTGGGTACCAGACCATGCTGTTTCGCGTTGCTCTAGTTGTCAAACTGAGTTCTGGCTTGGACGAAGAAAACATCATTGTCG
- the LOC6617906 gene encoding myotubularin-related protein 4 isoform X1 yields MDFMVPIRTMSDGSPPPSICFIRAAESYPKSQMEKEDSQLFVPFQELAGESIKYLGRTDDGILALSNYRIFLSKQSTGYETYVPLGLIESVQVRDLFQLIVNCKDASTVRCSFPSAEQCSDWQRRIHLMIGVPESLETLFAFPFYSWTCDVLGSGNGSGIVSAQANGNGLIAKDRCLTLHNGSAKPTANVTASNPLPDPASETTSAAMSNRLQRSVRYESDFKNEVARLGFDLKGSWRISTANADFKLCPSYPPKLLVPCCITDEMLHNVANFRGSRRLPAVVWRHQKSGAILARCSQPEVGWLGWRNTRDEQLLKALADACAFDRGEHARHSTCANAKAQPTKGSKETNGQSGLSGKSSPSLDDSSHEELTLDEIKKILIVDARSYTSAVTNRARGGGCECIEYYPCAEIEFMNLGNIHAIRKSFHAVRQLCASSPDDPNWYGQLEKTMWMQHLSGLLGATMTVVHTIEKNGRPVLVHCSDGWDRTPQIVATAQLCLDPYYRTVEGFRVLVEREWLNFGHKFADRSGNGPNSDEVNERCPVFLQWLDLVHQIHRQYPCSFEFSISYLIKLAQHSLSCLFGTFLCNSLRERIENSVFDRTFSVWPFLAETMYRNPLYKHETEKVLWPAHSVRFLYFWSDVYLGSLGNKNGTDLPLLSNERQSGHNGLMAKTRSSEDLTTNELGQSTISRRSSDPNLTVESIVTDCFNANSNSMFDIRSEANNSVSENVPESVKDSKEVELDVTDATEVGPCGRSNNPIPDFHNDQSTASNRDILEVESQTQRRSSLVSSSQLIPGPVFIFGSSENDKNAVPSESEESLATSQKLNPESGRPYFIFGSSENDQSPVPSKSEDTSDICRALWHGAIETSTDTLISAEPVQKPNSDNSSRDHITPPTMELVSGDRKLESTTTVQASKISQSYNNLPKVHIRPNAVICSQRVDAFPHHLDLQVPRETTGNPDRCKPEKLAKDANANANANGSLLTSDGCNGEESLFISPDLQRFVGQSPFDAPSAGGRIRRNTFGSSYSRDMKFTAENGSAHQFPSSGIISLPPTPFQERAQFTISCPDGLAHGLSEQNIRLHQIVQEHKLREEMLLREIHGMRLALLEKGCPSCNSIVSTNMEHENGSDIVENASTCSWEAVEERSGPASYAPSSIQEKKASSVLWVPDHAVSRCSSCQTEFWLGRRKHHCRSCGEIFCADCSEFWAPLPNEKLFNPVRLCGSCYTSVTTNVQEYAAVPAESQAKDDETSSANS; encoded by the exons ATGGATTTTATGGTG CCGATTCGCACAATGTCCGATGGATCACCGCCTCCATCGATTTGCTTTATCCGTGCCGCCGAATCGTATCCAAAGTCACAAATGGAGAAGGAAGACTCCCAGCTGTTCGTTCCGTTTCAAGAGT TGGCCGGCGAATCGATTAAGTACCTGGGGCGCACGGATGATGGTATCCTCGCCCTGTCCAATTATCGGATATTCCTCTCCAAGCAGTCAACCGGCTACGAGACCTACGTTCCACTGGGCTTAATCGAATCCGTTCAGGTGCGAGATTTGTTCCAGCTGATTGTCAATTGTAAGGATGCCAGCACTGTGCGCTGCTCCTTTCCGTCGGCGGAACAGTGCTCCGACTGGCAGCGGCGGATCCATCTGATGATCGGGGTTCCCGAGTCACTGGAGACACTCTTCGCCTTTCCCTTCTACTCCTGGACCTGCGATGTGCTCGGAAGTGGCAATGGAAGCGGTATCGTTAGCGCCCAGGCCAACGGAAACGGCCTGATTGCCAAGGATCGTTGCCTAACGCTACACAATGGCTCGGCGAAGCCCACAGCCAACGTCACAGCGTCGAATCCTCTGCCCGATCCTGCCAGCGAGACCACCTCAGCCGCCATGAGCAATCGCCTGCAACGATCCGTGCGCTATGAAAGCGACTTTAAGAACGAGGTGGCCCGCTTGGGATTCGATCTGAAGGGCTCGTGGCGCATCTCCACGGCCAATGCCGATTTCAAGCTCTGTCCCTCGTATCCACCCAAATTGCTTGTGCCCTGCTGTATCACCGACGAGATGCTCCACAACGTTGCCAACTTCCGGGGATCGCGAAGGCTGCCGGCTGTCGTCTGGCGGCACCAAAAGTCGGGCGCCATCTTGGCCCGATGCAGCCAGCCGGAGGTCGGTTGGCTCGGCTGGCGCAACACAAGGGACGAGCAGCTACTCAAGGCACTCGCCGATGCCTGTGCCTTTGACAGGGGCGAGCACGCCAGGCATTCCACCTGCGCCAATGCAAAGGCGCAACCAACAAAGGGCTCCAAAGAGACCAACGGCCAGTCGGGCTTATCCGGCAAGAGTTCACCATCTCTGGACGATTCCTCGCATGAGGAACTCACGCTGGATGAAATCAAG AAAATCCTCATTGTGGATGCTCGCAGCTACACCTCCGCAGTTACAAACCGTGCCAGAGGCGGCGGCTGTGAGTGCATCGAGTACTATCCCTGTGCCGAGATTGAGTTTATGAACTTGGGCAACATCCACGCCATTCGAAAGAGTTTCCATGCTGTCCGCCAGCTTTGCGCGTCATCGCCCGACGATCCAAA CTGGTACGGACAACTGGAGAAGACCATGTGGATGCAGCATCTGTCCGGCCTGCTGGGAGCCACCATGACCGTTGTGCACACCATCGAGAAGAATGGACGGCCCGTCCTTGTGCATTGCTCTGACGGCTGGGATCGCACTCCACAGATCGTGGCCACGGCGCAATTATGTTTGGATCCCTACTACAGAACGGTTGAG GGGTTCCGCGTTCTTGTCGAGCGTGAATGGCTAAACTTTGGACACAAATTCGCCGATCGCTCTGGAAATGGTCCCAATTCCGATGAAGTTAACGAGAGATGTCCAGTTTTTCTGCAGTGGCTTGATCTTGTGCATCAAATACACAGGCAGTATCCATGCAGTTTTGAGTTCAGTATAAGCTATTTG aTCAAACTGGCGCAACATTCGTTGTCCTGTCTCTTCGGCACGTTCCTATGTAATTCGCTCAGAGAACGCATCGAGAATTCAGTTTTCGACCGAACGTTTTCCGTGTGGCCATTTTTAGCGGAAACTATGTATAGAAATCCTCTCTATAAGCATGAGACTGAAAAG GTTCTTTGGCCGGCGCACAGTGTGcggtttttatatttttggtctGATGTATACCTTGGTAGTTTAGGCAACAAAAATGGAACTGATCTTCCATTACTAAGTAATGAAAGACAGAGCGGACACAATG GCCTGATGGCGAAGACACGATCTTCTGAAGACTTAACAACGAATGAGTTGGGACAGAGCACCATTTCCAGGAGGTCCAGTGATCCCAACCTAACCGTTGAATCCAT TGTTACAGATTGTTTCAATGCCAATAGCAACTCGATGTTTGACATACGATCTGAGGCCAACAACAGTGTTAGCGAAAATGTCCCAGAAAGTGTTAAAGACTCCAAAGAAGTAGAGCTGGACGTGACGGATGCAACTGAAGTAGGTCCATGTGGCCGTTCAAATAATCCCATTCCAGATTTCCATAACGACCAAAGTACAGCTTCTAACCGTGATATATTGGAAGTGGAATCACAAACGCAAAGGCGGAGTTCCTTGGTGTCGTCCTCACAGCTGATCCCTGGGCCTGTCTTCATTTTTGGCTCATCCGAAAACG ATAAAAATGCAGTTCCTTCGGAATCTGAAGAATCCTTGGCGACCTCACAGAAACTAAACCCCGAATCTGGGCGACCTTACTTCATTTTTGGTTCATCCGAAAACG ATCAAAGTCCAGTTCCTTCAAAATCTGAAGACACAAGTGATATTTGTCGCGCCCTATGGCATGGCGCAATTGAAACCAGCACTGATACCCTTATTTCTGCGGAGCCCGTACAAAAACCGAACAGCGACAATAGCAGTAGAGATCACATAACACCGCCCACAATGGAACTGGTCAGTGGCGATAGAAAGCTGGAGTCGACTACCACTGTCCAAGCCAGTAAAATCAGTCAGAGCTACAATAATTTGCCCAAGGTACACATAAGACCGAATGCCGTGATATGCTCGCAGCGGGTAGACGCTTTTCCGCATCACCTGGACCTACAAGTGCCAAGGGAGACGACGGGAAATCCGGACCGTTGCAAGCCGGAAAAGTTAGCCAAagatgcgaatgcgaatgccaATGCCAACGGATCCCTGCTGACATCCGATGGCTGCAACGGCGAGGAAAGTCTCTTTATATCACCCGACCTGCAGCGGTTCGTGGGTCAGTCGCCATTCGATGCTCCCTCGGCGGGCGGACGAATACGACGAAATACCTTCGGATCGAGCTACAGTCGCGACATGAAGTTCACAGCAGAAAATGGCAG CGCACACCAATTCCCGTCGTCGGGGATCATTTCGTTGCCCCCAACACCGTTTCAGGAGAGGGCGCAGTTCACTATATCCTGTCCAGATGGCCTGGCTCACGGACTCAGCGAACAAAACATAAGACTCCACCAAATCGTACAAGAACACAAG CTACGTGAGGAAATGCTACTGCGAGAAATACACGGTATGCGACTGGCGCTGTTGGAAAAAGGTTGCCCCAGCTGCAACAGCATCGTTTCGACCAATATGGAACAT GAAAATGGATCGGATATCGTTGAAAATGCTTCAACATGTTCCTGGGAGGCCGTCGAAGAACGTAGCGGTCCCGCCTCGTATGCCCCTTCCTCGATCCAAGAGAAAAAAGCGTCCAGTGTCCTCTGGGTACCAGACCATGCTGTTTCGCGTTGCTCTAGTTGTCAAACTGAGTTCTGGCTTGGACGAAGAAAACATCATTGTCG